A window of the Oceanithermus desulfurans genome harbors these coding sequences:
- a CDS encoding c-type cytochrome, which yields MDIVRVEVYMDDASEPLVVVTEPPFNVRLDPAEMGEGEHVLTVVTHYQGGAKDHHQYVFEVSHENNVFAGHISQAPLRAPVEVELVDEVERENPKAPSPVLYGLLPVLLFLLVVVVAWYIAVRAESATVDQPTTVQKIARSVAAAAPTAKAGAVDGAGLYAANCASCHGKDGEGMGTVFPALAGNDALADADFVIRAVLNGVPGTAMPAFGGRFSDEEVAAVVSHVRTSWGNAYGAVDAARVAALR from the coding sequence ATGGATATTGTTCGTGTTGAAGTTTATATGGACGACGCCAGCGAGCCGCTGGTCGTCGTGACCGAGCCGCCGTTCAACGTCCGGCTCGACCCGGCGGAGATGGGCGAGGGCGAGCACGTCCTCACCGTCGTCACCCATTACCAGGGCGGCGCCAAGGACCACCACCAGTACGTCTTCGAGGTGAGCCACGAGAACAACGTCTTCGCCGGGCACATCAGCCAGGCGCCGTTGCGGGCGCCCGTCGAGGTCGAGCTCGTCGACGAGGTCGAGCGCGAAAACCCCAAGGCCCCCAGCCCGGTGCTCTACGGCCTGCTGCCGGTGCTGCTTTTCCTGCTCGTCGTGGTGGTGGCCTGGTACATCGCGGTGCGCGCCGAGAGCGCCACCGTGGACCAGCCCACGACCGTGCAGAAGATCGCCCGCTCGGTGGCGGCCGCGGCGCCGACGGCCAAGGCGGGCGCGGTCGACGGGGCGGGCCTCTACGCCGCCAACTGCGCGAGCTGCCACGGTAAGGACGGCGAGGGCATGGGCACGGTCTTCCCGGCCCTCGCCGGCAACGACGCCCTGGCCGACGCCGACTTCGTGATCCGGGCGGTGCTAAACGGCGTGCCGGGTACGGCCATGCCCGCCTTTGGCGGCCGCTTCTCCGACGAGGAGGTGGCGGCGGTGGTCAGCCACGTGCGCACCAGCTGGGGCAACGCCTACGGAGCGGTCGACGCGGCCCGGGTGGCTGCGCTGCGATAG
- a CDS encoding nitrite reductase — MRWSKALTVGLAALALGALAVAQGLTPEQMEEGKKIYFQQCAGCHGVLRKGATGKNLEPDKLKAAGKNVDYLKAIITNGFGGMPAWGKLGILTPEQIDLMAKFLLSPVPEPPPWTFEDIKNNWVVYVPVSKRPTQPETTRNWQNYFGVILRDMGQVAIVDGDTKELVGIVPTGYATHILRSSKDGRYFYVIGRDGKAEIIDLWTKKPTLVAEAKVCLDARSIDTSKYEGYEGKYAVVGCYWPSNFVILDGQTLEPLKMVSTQGYVKSTGEFLRENRVASIVSSHFSPEWILNIKEGGQTWLVDYANIDLKGKPINVRMIDTERFLHDGGWAMDKRYFLVAANAAKKIVVIDAKTGEFVASIPVGDKPHPGRGANWVHPKYGPVWATGHIKDNKIAVIGTDPKGHPEYAWKVVKMIETPYPGNLFIKTHEKSPWLIVDFTVAPTPEANATLCAWNKEDLEKDPICWEVPGAKKLKARMVHIEFNKDGSEFWVSAWGNKDTPTFIAVYDSVTLKEKTRITGDWVRTPTGKFNVWNTANDIY, encoded by the coding sequence ATGCGATGGAGTAAGGCGTTAACGGTAGGCTTGGCGGCGCTGGCCCTGGGGGCCCTGGCCGTGGCGCAGGGGCTCACCCCCGAGCAGATGGAAGAAGGCAAGAAGATCTACTTCCAGCAGTGCGCGGGGTGCCACGGGGTGCTGCGTAAGGGCGCGACGGGCAAGAACCTCGAACCCGACAAGCTCAAAGCGGCCGGCAAGAACGTGGACTACCTGAAGGCGATCATCACCAACGGCTTCGGGGGCATGCCCGCCTGGGGCAAGCTCGGCATCCTCACCCCCGAGCAGATCGACCTGATGGCCAAGTTCCTGCTCTCGCCGGTCCCCGAGCCCCCGCCCTGGACCTTCGAGGACATCAAGAACAACTGGGTGGTCTACGTCCCGGTGAGCAAGCGCCCCACCCAGCCGGAGACGACCCGCAACTGGCAGAACTACTTCGGCGTGATCCTGCGCGACATGGGCCAGGTGGCCATCGTGGACGGCGACACCAAGGAGCTCGTCGGCATCGTGCCCACCGGCTACGCCACCCACATCCTGCGCTCGTCCAAGGACGGCCGCTACTTCTACGTGATCGGCCGCGACGGCAAGGCCGAGATCATCGACCTCTGGACCAAGAAGCCCACCCTGGTGGCCGAAGCGAAGGTCTGCCTCGACGCCCGCAGCATCGACACCAGCAAGTACGAGGGTTACGAGGGCAAGTACGCGGTGGTGGGCTGCTACTGGCCCAGCAACTTCGTGATCCTCGACGGGCAGACGCTCGAGCCCCTGAAGATGGTCTCCACCCAGGGCTACGTCAAGAGCACCGGCGAGTTCCTGCGCGAGAACCGCGTGGCCTCGATCGTGAGCTCGCACTTCAGCCCCGAGTGGATCCTCAACATCAAGGAGGGCGGCCAGACCTGGCTCGTCGACTACGCCAACATCGACCTCAAGGGGAAACCCATCAACGTGCGCATGATCGACACCGAGCGCTTCCTCCACGACGGCGGCTGGGCGATGGACAAGCGCTACTTCCTGGTGGCGGCGAACGCGGCCAAGAAGATCGTGGTCATCGACGCCAAGACGGGTGAGTTCGTGGCCAGCATCCCCGTGGGCGACAAGCCCCACCCCGGCCGCGGCGCCAACTGGGTGCACCCCAAGTACGGCCCCGTCTGGGCGACCGGCCACATCAAGGACAACAAGATCGCGGTCATCGGCACCGACCCCAAGGGCCACCCCGAGTACGCCTGGAAGGTCGTGAAGATGATCGAGACGCCCTACCCGGGCAACCTCTTCATCAAGACCCACGAGAAGAGCCCCTGGTTGATCGTCGACTTTACCGTCGCCCCCACCCCCGAGGCCAACGCCACGCTCTGCGCCTGGAACAAGGAGGACCTCGAGAAAGACCCCATCTGCTGGGAGGTGCCGGGCGCCAAGAAGCTGAAGGCGCGCATGGTGCACATCGAGTTCAACAAGGACGGCAGCGAGTTCTGGGTCTCGGCCTGGGGCAACAAGGACACGCCGACCTTCATCGCCGTCTACGACAGCGTGACCCTCAAGGAAAAGACGCGCATCACCGGCGACTGGGTGCGCACCCCGACGGGTAAGTTCAACGTCTGGAACACCGCCAACGACATCTACTGA
- a CDS encoding Crp/Fnr family transcriptional regulator produces MATGDTVQLVHQALRENSLFARLDAADLERVVQMASVRELAEGEALFHEGDVVEHTHVVADGLLRVFQVGPKGSRQLVLHMAGPPESIGEIAVLSERRHYPVTAEAALPSRVVRVPREGILQLMEERPRFTRALLRSVSERQFELLLLLRRVAFFEVQSRLAQYLLEQHATLGPGFPLPTNPELAALLGTVPEIVSRTLSRFYKQGWIRLEDRRVWVENEVTLIAVAKG; encoded by the coding sequence ATGGCAACAGGCGATACGGTGCAGCTCGTGCATCAGGCCCTGCGGGAAAACTCGCTCTTCGCGCGCCTGGACGCTGCGGACCTGGAGCGCGTGGTGCAGATGGCGAGCGTGCGCGAGCTTGCCGAGGGCGAAGCTCTCTTCCACGAAGGCGACGTGGTGGAGCACACCCACGTGGTCGCGGACGGGCTCTTGCGGGTCTTCCAGGTGGGGCCCAAGGGCAGCCGCCAGCTGGTGCTCCATATGGCCGGCCCGCCCGAGAGCATCGGGGAGATCGCGGTCCTGAGCGAACGCCGGCACTACCCCGTCACCGCCGAGGCGGCGCTGCCCAGCCGGGTGGTGCGGGTGCCGCGCGAGGGGATCCTGCAGCTGATGGAAGAGCGCCCCCGGTTCACCCGGGCGCTGCTGCGCTCGGTATCCGAGCGGCAGTTCGAGCTGCTGCTGCTGCTGCGCCGGGTGGCCTTCTTCGAGGTGCAGTCGCGGCTGGCCCAGTACCTGCTCGAGCAGCACGCCACCCTGGGCCCGGGCTTCCCGCTGCCCACCAACCCCGAGCTGGCCGCGCTGCTGGGCACCGTGCCCGAGATCGTCAGCCGCACCCTCAGCCGCTTCTACAAGCAGGGCTGGATCCGCCTCGAGGACCGGCGTGTCTGGGTCGAGAACGAGGTCACCCTGATCGCGGTGGCCAAGGGATGA
- the trxB gene encoding thioredoxin-disulfide reductase, producing the protein MDFKIGELGGSAQQDQTYDVVIIGGGPAGLTAGIYAGRGGLKTVILEKGLPGGQIAQTEEVENYPGFPEGISGPELANRMAEQARKFGAEVVMDEVQALEKTDVGFLVKAFERNYKARSVIIATGANPRKLGVPGEDKFYGRGVSTCATCDGFFYRDKDVVVVGGGDAAVEEGLFLTKFARKVTIIHRRDELRANKVAQERAFQNPKIEFLWSHVVTEVLGEDHVTGVRVKNLKTNEEYVYPTDGVFVFVGSVPNTEFLKGVVELRPDGYVAVTDEILTSVPGVFAAGDVADPIYKQLATSVGAGTRAAMTAEKWLMEQEQAEPASS; encoded by the coding sequence ATGGATTTCAAGATTGGTGAACTCGGCGGTTCGGCCCAGCAGGACCAGACCTACGACGTGGTCATCATCGGCGGCGGGCCCGCCGGCCTGACCGCGGGCATCTACGCGGGCCGCGGCGGCCTGAAGACCGTGATCCTCGAGAAGGGGCTACCCGGCGGCCAGATCGCCCAGACCGAAGAGGTGGAGAACTACCCCGGCTTCCCCGAGGGGATCTCGGGGCCGGAGCTGGCCAACCGGATGGCCGAACAGGCGCGCAAGTTCGGCGCCGAGGTGGTCATGGACGAGGTCCAGGCGCTCGAGAAGACCGACGTGGGCTTCCTCGTCAAAGCCTTCGAGCGCAACTACAAGGCGCGGAGCGTCATCATCGCCACCGGCGCCAACCCGCGCAAGCTGGGCGTGCCCGGCGAGGACAAGTTCTACGGCCGCGGAGTCTCCACCTGTGCCACCTGCGACGGCTTCTTCTACCGCGACAAGGACGTGGTCGTGGTCGGCGGCGGCGACGCCGCGGTGGAGGAGGGGCTCTTCCTCACCAAGTTCGCCCGCAAGGTGACCATCATCCACCGCCGCGACGAGCTGCGCGCCAACAAGGTCGCCCAGGAGCGCGCCTTCCAAAACCCCAAGATCGAGTTCCTCTGGAGCCATGTGGTCACCGAGGTGCTGGGCGAGGACCACGTGACCGGCGTCAGGGTGAAGAACCTCAAGACGAACGAGGAGTACGTCTACCCCACCGACGGCGTCTTTGTCTTCGTGGGCAGCGTGCCCAACACCGAGTTCCTGAAGGGCGTCGTGGAGCTGCGCCCCGACGGCTACGTGGCCGTCACCGACGAGATCCTCACCTCGGTGCCGGGCGTCTTCGCCGCCGGCGACGTGGCCGACCCCATCTACAAGCAGCTCGCCACCAGCGTGGGCGCGGGCACGCGCGCAGCCATGACCGCCGAGAAGTGGCTGATGGAGCAGGAGCAGGCCGAGCCCGCTTCCTCCTAG
- a CDS encoding DUF2267 domain-containing protein — MAATGLAVFDTTLQKTHAWLGEVMQELGTDDRHKAYLALRAVLHALRDRLTVEEVAQLGAQLPMLIRGFYYEGWDPTGKPLKERHKEEFLRHIYNYFKTTRYGEPDVDPEQVARAVFRVLARRVSEGEIEDVVRILPRELRELWPKATAV, encoded by the coding sequence ATGGCAGCCACCGGACTCGCGGTCTTCGACACCACCCTGCAGAAGACGCACGCCTGGCTGGGCGAGGTCATGCAGGAGCTCGGGACCGACGACCGGCACAAGGCCTACCTGGCCTTGCGCGCCGTGCTGCACGCCCTGCGCGACCGCCTGACCGTCGAGGAAGTGGCGCAGCTGGGCGCCCAGCTCCCGATGCTGATCCGCGGCTTCTACTACGAGGGCTGGGACCCCACGGGCAAGCCCCTGAAGGAGCGCCACAAGGAAGAGTTCCTGCGCCACATCTACAACTACTTCAAGACCACCCGCTACGGCGAGCCGGACGTGGACCCCGAGCAGGTCGCCCGCGCGGTCTTCCGGGTGCTGGCCCGGCGCGTGAGCGAAGGGGAGATCGAAGACGTGGTGCGCATCCTGCCGCGCGAGCTGCGGGAGCTGTGGCCCAAGGCCACGGCCGTGTGA
- a CDS encoding long-chain fatty acid--CoA ligase has product MQGTMMNFPLTLPHMLERASKLFPKVEVVSRMPDKSLHRYTYADFYKRSKALAEALQKLGLKKGDRVGTLMWNHYAHLEAYFGVPIAGGVLHTLNLRLHPTDIAYIINHGGDRFLIVDDVLLKLVLAIREHIPNVEEIIVVPLTGQPVPEGFMDYEQFLDTAEGHFRYPELDENDPLGMCYTSGTTGRPKGVVYTHRSTILHSFGIALPDALSLSMHDVFTPVVPMFHVNAWGLPYAAVMTGTKQVHPGPYLDAENLLDLYEREQVTATAGVPTIWLGILQALEKEPDRWKLVPGMRMVVGGSAAPESMIRAFDKFNLRVIHAWGMTETSPLGTVSLLKPHLLELDEDAQYAYRAKQGLPVPLVEVRAMTDEGEAPWDGKTMGELQVRGAWVASSYYNLPSETDKWTEDGWFRTGDVVTIDAEGYVKITDRTKDLIKSGGEWISSQDLENALMSHPAVAEAAVIAVPHPKWAERPLAAVVLREGEELTADELRAYLEPKFAKWWLPDAIVFVDEIPRTSTGKFMKAKLREQFKDWKWE; this is encoded by the coding sequence ATGCAAGGAACGATGATGAACTTTCCCCTGACGCTGCCCCACATGCTCGAGCGCGCCAGCAAACTCTTCCCCAAGGTGGAAGTGGTCAGCCGCATGCCCGACAAGTCGCTGCACCGCTACACCTACGCCGACTTCTACAAGCGCAGCAAGGCGCTGGCCGAAGCGCTGCAAAAGTTGGGGCTCAAGAAGGGCGACCGCGTGGGTACGCTGATGTGGAACCACTACGCCCACCTGGAGGCCTACTTCGGCGTGCCCATCGCCGGCGGGGTGCTGCACACCCTCAACCTGCGCCTCCACCCCACGGACATCGCCTACATCATCAACCACGGCGGCGACCGCTTCCTGATCGTCGACGACGTGCTCCTCAAGCTGGTGCTGGCCATCCGCGAGCACATCCCCAACGTCGAGGAGATCATCGTGGTGCCGCTCACCGGTCAGCCGGTGCCCGAAGGCTTCATGGACTACGAGCAGTTCCTCGACACCGCCGAGGGCCACTTCCGCTACCCCGAGCTGGACGAGAACGACCCCCTGGGCATGTGCTACACCTCGGGCACCACGGGCCGGCCCAAGGGGGTGGTCTACACCCACCGCTCGACGATCCTGCACTCCTTCGGCATCGCCCTGCCCGATGCCCTCTCGCTCTCGATGCACGACGTCTTCACCCCGGTGGTGCCGATGTTCCACGTCAACGCCTGGGGACTGCCCTACGCCGCGGTGATGACCGGCACCAAGCAGGTCCACCCCGGCCCCTACCTGGACGCCGAGAACCTGCTTGACCTCTACGAGCGCGAGCAGGTGACCGCGACGGCGGGCGTGCCCACGATCTGGCTGGGCATTTTGCAGGCCCTCGAGAAGGAGCCCGACCGCTGGAAGCTGGTGCCCGGCATGCGCATGGTGGTGGGCGGTTCGGCCGCGCCCGAGAGCATGATCCGCGCCTTCGACAAGTTCAACCTGCGGGTCATCCACGCCTGGGGGATGACCGAGACCAGCCCCCTGGGGACGGTGAGCCTGCTCAAGCCGCACCTGCTCGAGCTGGACGAAGACGCCCAGTACGCCTACCGCGCCAAGCAGGGGCTGCCGGTGCCGCTCGTCGAGGTGCGCGCCATGACCGACGAGGGCGAGGCCCCCTGGGACGGCAAGACGATGGGCGAGCTGCAGGTGCGCGGCGCCTGGGTGGCCTCGAGCTACTACAACCTTCCCTCCGAGACCGACAAGTGGACCGAGGACGGCTGGTTCCGCACCGGCGACGTGGTCACCATCGACGCCGAGGGTTATGTCAAGATCACCGACCGCACCAAGGACCTGATCAAGTCGGGCGGCGAGTGGATCAGCTCGCAGGACCTGGAGAACGCCCTGATGAGCCACCCGGCGGTGGCCGAGGCGGCGGTGATCGCCGTTCCCCATCCCAAGTGGGCCGAGCGGCCGCTGGCGGCCGTCGTTTTGCGCGAGGGCGAGGAGCTGACCGCCGACGAGCTGCGCGCCTACCTGGAGCCCAAGTTCGCCAAGTGGTGGCTGCCCGACGCCATCGTCTTCGTCGACGAGATTCCGCGGACCAGTACCGGCAAGTTCATGAAGGCGAAGCTGCGCGAGCAGTTCAAGGATTGGAAGTGGGAATAA
- a CDS encoding AI-2E family transporter, with protein MRDALGRVWANPYVRVAVLLLGLWALGWLLLRTAAVWVGFLIAYTLAYLAEPVLRGLERRGVRRAFGVLLVYALFFLFLGLASVLLAEVVLQLSQLSERIPEVLRPINGWIEGLPALVRRWAEAPEVQAVLVHTTDALKALLQGFSATLVGWLGTLLGQGGNLVAGMAALAGGLVQLLAVFVVTGYLMVDFPRINAALLEALPRPWQPLALELAGKLDRAVGGYIRGQLLVAALVGLAVGLGLWIIGVPMAAALGFIAGVFNLVPYLGVVVSIVPALLLALTVGVWKVVGVLVVFLIANQLESHLFSPYILGRATALHPVTVVLSILAGAGLFGLWGAMLAVPTVAFAKVLYTDYYLPSRCHEQGC; from the coding sequence ATGCGGGACGCGCTCGGGCGGGTCTGGGCCAACCCCTACGTGCGGGTGGCCGTGCTGCTCTTGGGGCTGTGGGCCCTGGGCTGGCTGCTGCTGCGCACCGCCGCGGTCTGGGTGGGGTTCTTGATCGCCTACACCCTGGCCTACCTGGCCGAGCCGGTGCTGCGGGGGCTCGAGCGCCGCGGGGTGCGGCGCGCCTTCGGGGTGCTGCTCGTCTACGCCCTCTTCTTCCTCTTCCTGGGCCTCGCGAGCGTCCTGCTCGCCGAGGTGGTGCTGCAGCTCTCGCAGCTCTCCGAACGCATCCCCGAGGTGCTGCGCCCGATCAACGGCTGGATCGAGGGGCTGCCGGCGCTGGTGCGGCGCTGGGCCGAGGCCCCCGAGGTGCAGGCGGTGCTGGTGCACACCACCGACGCCCTCAAAGCGCTCTTGCAGGGCTTCTCGGCCACGCTGGTGGGCTGGCTGGGCACGCTGCTGGGCCAGGGGGGCAACCTCGTCGCGGGAATGGCCGCGCTCGCGGGCGGGCTGGTGCAGCTGCTGGCCGTCTTCGTGGTGACGGGCTACCTGATGGTCGACTTCCCGCGCATCAACGCGGCGCTGCTGGAGGCGCTGCCGCGCCCCTGGCAGCCGCTGGCGCTCGAGCTGGCCGGCAAACTCGACCGCGCGGTGGGCGGCTACATCCGCGGCCAGCTGCTGGTGGCGGCGCTGGTGGGGCTGGCCGTGGGCCTGGGGCTATGGATCATCGGCGTGCCCATGGCCGCGGCGCTCGGCTTCATCGCCGGGGTCTTCAACCTGGTGCCCTACCTGGGCGTCGTCGTCTCGATCGTGCCGGCGTTGCTGCTGGCGCTCACCGTGGGGGTCTGGAAGGTGGTGGGGGTGCTCGTCGTCTTCCTGATCGCCAACCAGCTCGAGTCCCACCTCTTCTCGCCCTACATCCTGGGCCGGGCCACGGCGCTGCACCCCGTCACCGTGGTGCTCTCGATCCTCGCCGGGGCCGGCCTCTTCGGACTTTGGGGAGCGATGCTCGCCGTGCCCACGGTCGCCTTCGCCAAGGTGCTCTACACCGACTACTACCTGCCGAGCCGGTGTCATGAACAGGGGTGCTGA
- a CDS encoding M23 family metallopeptidase, with protein sequence MKTGLKPGWYVLIALVLYALVVTLAWRHDRAELHRLRAALAGAPVPEASGGGPERYLLPLPGACLPEKPEHLPGYPRDYRKGANQGFIFASGDACVPVVYGTGVVAAQRGRVLKAEQEFQELSAAEFDALIEAVAGGATPEQMDRLRGREVWIEHPDGRITVYAHLSGLRPDLAVGQLVERGEWIGYVGNSGTQAASRGSREGARLLLEVWRGNVDTGTYLGQGLDPRENKDKLLTLARALFAVP encoded by the coding sequence GTGAAGACGGGGCTCAAACCGGGTTGGTACGTGCTGATCGCGCTGGTGCTCTACGCGCTGGTCGTCACCCTCGCCTGGCGGCACGACCGCGCCGAGCTGCACCGGCTGCGCGCCGCCCTGGCGGGCGCTCCCGTCCCCGAGGCCAGCGGCGGCGGCCCCGAACGCTACCTGCTGCCGCTGCCGGGGGCCTGCCTGCCCGAGAAGCCGGAACACCTGCCGGGCTACCCCCGCGACTACCGCAAGGGGGCGAACCAGGGGTTCATCTTCGCGAGCGGCGACGCCTGCGTTCCCGTCGTCTACGGCACCGGGGTCGTCGCGGCGCAGCGGGGCCGGGTCCTGAAGGCGGAGCAGGAGTTTCAGGAGCTGAGCGCGGCCGAGTTCGACGCCCTCATCGAGGCGGTGGCCGGCGGCGCCACCCCCGAGCAGATGGACCGGCTGCGCGGCCGCGAGGTCTGGATCGAGCACCCCGACGGCCGCATCACCGTCTACGCCCACCTCTCGGGGCTGCGCCCCGACCTGGCCGTGGGCCAGCTGGTCGAGCGGGGCGAGTGGATCGGCTACGTAGGCAACAGCGGCACCCAAGCGGCCTCGCGGGGCAGCCGGGAGGGGGCGCGGCTCTTGCTCGAGGTCTGGCGGGGCAACGTAGACACCGGCACCTACCTGGGCCAGGGGCTGGACCCGCGCGAGAACAAGGACAAGCTGCTCACCCTGGCGCGCGCCCTGTTTGCGGTACCCTAG
- a CDS encoding large ribosomal subunit protein bL28 — MSRVCEISGKRPTVARKITQRGKAKRLGGVGRKTTGIHKHWQAPNLRKVTIRVGGRPVTFRVAMSHVHKVYELAERAKGMNLEGLSEKQIKARLLALLDK, encoded by the coding sequence ATGTCGAGAGTGTGCGAAATCAGCGGAAAACGGCCTACCGTGGCCCGTAAAATCACCCAGCGCGGTAAGGCCAAGCGGCTGGGCGGCGTCGGTCGCAAGACCACCGGCATCCACAAGCACTGGCAGGCCCCCAACCTGCGCAAGGTCACGATCCGGGTCGGCGGGAGGCCCGTCACCTTCCGCGTGGCCATGTCCCACGTGCACAAGGTCTACGAGCTGGCCGAGCGCGCCAAGGGCATGAACCTCGAGGGCCTCTCCGAGAAGCAGATCAAGGCGCGGCTGCTCGCGCTGCTCGACAAGTAA
- the lspA gene encoding signal peptidase II, translating to MPTVLIPLLLAADQISKLLALRFLDPVPDRLLPGLYLTLVQNTGVAFGLFKGNPTLLGGFSLLVGFALLVYLARTRSAPLFIFALSLVAAGALGNAVDRLGRGWVVDFLDIGPGLWPVFNLADSFVVVGVVLLLLPWGRARS from the coding sequence ATGCCCACCGTCCTGATCCCGCTCCTGCTGGCGGCCGACCAGATCAGCAAGCTGCTGGCGCTGCGCTTTTTGGATCCCGTTCCCGACCGCCTGCTGCCCGGCCTCTACCTGACGCTGGTGCAGAACACCGGGGTGGCCTTCGGACTCTTCAAGGGCAACCCCACGCTGCTGGGGGGCTTCAGCCTGCTCGTCGGTTTCGCGCTGCTCGTCTACCTGGCGCGCACGCGCAGCGCGCCGCTGTTCATCTTCGCGCTTTCGCTGGTCGCCGCCGGCGCGCTGGGCAACGCCGTGGACCGGCTGGGGCGCGGCTGGGTGGTGGACTTCCTCGACATCGGGCCCGGCCTCTGGCCGGTCTTCAACCTCGCCGACAGCTTCGTGGTCGTGGGGGTCGTGCTGCTGCTCTTGCCCTGGGGCCGGGCGCGAAGCTGA
- a CDS encoding sensor histidine kinase has product MKLASRLVLAFALVALFASGITAALVWQAQQQRVHRFLDRELPRAIERARPLPPKPPRFLEQQQQLLRELREANLRAALIALAVALGVGGWLAWRMTRPVSELTRATRRYAEGDRDARARVRGHDELAELARAFNELAERLQTEEELDRRRVADIAHELRTPLQVLKGELEALADGMLDPDPETLERLVEEVDHLALLVGDLRLLSLAESGGLALEPVPYDLAELLARSAEAFSASAEARGVALELDLASAPARIDPARMRQVVFNLIDNALRHARTRVRLGCRLEDGRACLWVADDGPGIPEADRLRVFDRFYRADPARSRSSGGSGLGLAIVRAISEAHGGEATVENREGGGAVFRVCVPAAEAG; this is encoded by the coding sequence TTGAAGCTGGCCTCGCGGCTGGTGCTGGCCTTCGCCCTGGTGGCCCTCTTCGCCAGCGGCATCACCGCGGCGCTGGTATGGCAGGCCCAGCAGCAACGGGTGCACCGCTTCCTCGACCGCGAGCTGCCCCGAGCCATCGAGCGCGCCCGACCTCTTCCCCCCAAACCTCCACGCTTCCTGGAGCAGCAACAGCAGCTGCTGCGCGAGCTGCGCGAGGCCAACCTGCGGGCGGCGCTGATCGCGCTGGCGGTGGCGCTGGGCGTGGGCGGCTGGCTGGCCTGGCGCATGACCCGTCCGGTCAGCGAGCTGACCCGGGCGACGCGCCGCTACGCCGAGGGCGACCGCGACGCCCGCGCCCGGGTGCGCGGGCACGACGAGCTGGCCGAGCTGGCCCGCGCCTTCAACGAGCTGGCCGAACGCCTGCAGACCGAAGAGGAGCTGGACCGCCGGCGCGTCGCCGACATCGCCCACGAGCTGCGCACGCCGCTGCAGGTGCTCAAGGGCGAACTCGAGGCCCTGGCCGACGGCATGCTCGACCCCGACCCCGAGACCCTGGAGCGGCTGGTCGAGGAGGTGGACCACCTGGCGCTTCTGGTCGGCGACCTGCGGCTGCTCTCGCTCGCCGAGTCGGGAGGGCTGGCGCTCGAGCCGGTGCCCTACGACCTGGCCGAGCTGCTCGCCAGGAGCGCCGAGGCCTTCTCCGCCAGCGCCGAGGCGCGGGGGGTGGCGCTCGAGCTCGACCTCGCGTCCGCGCCCGCGCGCATCGACCCCGCGCGCATGCGCCAGGTCGTCTTCAACCTGATCGACAACGCCCTGCGCCACGCCCGCACCCGGGTGCGGCTCGGCTGCCGCCTGGAGGACGGGCGCGCCTGCCTCTGGGTCGCCGACGACGGCCCCGGCATCCCCGAGGCGGACCGGCTGCGGGTCTTCGACCGCTTCTACCGGGCCGACCCCGCACGCTCGCGCAGCTCGGGCGGTTCGGGGCTGGGGCTGGCGATCGTGCGCGCCATCAGCGAAGCCCATGGGGGCGAGGCCACGGTGGAAAACCGCGAGGGCGGCGGCGCGGTCTTCCGGGTCTGCGTTCCCGCGGCCGAAGCGGGCTGA
- a CDS encoding ferritin-like domain-containing protein, whose amino-acid sequence MKKPTMILTLAAGSLVLGLGFGFAQMGQGKGPGAGAGYAQAQTQSLSEEAKTALLEALTGPEGEYAAYAMYTAVIEKYGEVEPYVSIRKAEARHIAALQRQLDRYGVDYPAENPYLGQVSAPESLEAAAKAWAEGEVANVAMYDRLMEAVADYPGLVQVMDHLRAASQERHLPAFTLAAESGGTLSPEQMQELHSGFAPNQGQGHHGGQGCQQQGQGHGPHRGAGPRAGSGR is encoded by the coding sequence ATGAAGAAACCAACGATGATCCTTACACTGGCAGCAGGCAGCTTGGTCCTCGGTCTCGGCTTCGGTTTCGCGCAGATGGGGCAGGGCAAGGGCCCCGGCGCGGGGGCGGGGTACGCCCAGGCGCAGACCCAGTCGCTCAGCGAAGAGGCGAAGACCGCGCTGCTCGAGGCGCTGACCGGCCCCGAGGGCGAGTACGCCGCCTACGCGATGTACACCGCGGTGATCGAGAAGTACGGCGAGGTCGAGCCCTACGTGAGCATCCGCAAGGCGGAGGCCAGGCACATCGCGGCGCTCCAGCGCCAGCTCGACCGCTACGGCGTCGACTACCCCGCGGAAAACCCCTACCTGGGCCAGGTCAGCGCGCCCGAAAGTCTGGAGGCCGCGGCGAAGGCCTGGGCCGAAGGTGAGGTGGCCAACGTGGCCATGTACGACCGGCTGATGGAAGCGGTGGCCGACTACCCGGGTCTGGTGCAGGTCATGGACCACCTGCGCGCCGCCTCGCAGGAGCGCCACCTGCCGGCCTTCACGCTGGCGGCGGAAAGCGGCGGCACCCTGAGCCCCGAGCAGATGCAGGAGCTCCACAGCGGCTTCGCGCCCAACCAGGGTCAGGGCCACCACGGCGGTCAGGGTTGCCAGCAGCAGGGTCAAGGCCACGGCCCCCACCGCGGCGCGGGCCCCCGCGCCGGCTCCGGCCGCTAA